The following are encoded in a window of Puntigrus tetrazona isolate hp1 unplaced genomic scaffold, ASM1883169v1 S000000001, whole genome shotgun sequence genomic DNA:
- the LOC122331545 gene encoding LOW QUALITY PROTEIN: transcription factor Sox-8-like (The sequence of the model RefSeq protein was modified relative to this genomic sequence to represent the inferred CDS: deleted 2 bases in 1 codon) has product MTEEQDKSGAEPPCSPAASSSSMSPEESDSDAPASPAALMIAKLEREDERFPACIRDAVSQVLKGYDWSLVPMPARGSGAIKSKPHVKRPMNAFMVWAQAARRKLADQYPHLHNAELSKTLGKLWRLLTESEKRPFVEEAERLRVQHKKDHPDYKYQPRRRKSVKPGQSEAEAGADLTQHMYKAEPGMGRLGAPADHATDHTGQPHGPPTPPTTPKTDLHHGGKPDPKHEGRRLLDGTRQNIDFSNVDISELSTDVISNMEAFDVHEFDQYLPPSGHAPDGQSGGSYASPYGGGASWSRKGPAASSPAATSEAGQHRAHIKTEQLSPGHYSEHSAEYGVYSAHGPSAGSASFASSQCDYTDLQSSGYYSPYPGYPSGLYQYPYFHSTARRPHGSNILNGLPMPPSHSPSASWDQPVYTTLSRP; this is encoded by the exons ATGACGGAGGAGCAGGATAAGTCCGGCGCGGAGCCGCCGTGCAGCCCCGCCGCCTCGTCCAGCTCCATGTCCCCCGAGGAGTCCGACTCGGACGCGCCGGCGTCCCCCGCGGCGCTCATGATCGCGAAGCTGGAGCGCGAGGACGAGCGCTTCCCGGCGTGCATCAGGGACGCGGTGTCCCAGGTGCTCAAGGGCTACGACTGGTCCCTGGTGCCCATGCCGGCGCGCGGCAGCGGCGCGATCAAGAGCAAGCCGCACGTCAAGAGACCCATGAACGCGTTCATGGTGTGGGCGCAAGCGGCGCGCAGGAAGCTGGCGGATCAGTACCCGCACCTGCACAACGCCGAGCTCAGCAAGACCCTCGGGAAGCTCTGGAG GCTGCTGACGGAGAGTGAAAAGAGACCGTTCGTGGAGGAAGCCGAGAGACTGAGAGTTCAGCACAAGAAGGATCACCCGGATTACAAATACCAGCCGAGGCGCCGAAAGAGTGTGAAGCCCGGTCAGAGCGAGGCTGAGGCCGGCGCCGATCTCACCCAGCACATGTATAAAGCTGAACCGGGGATGGGTCGACTGGGGGCTCCGGCCGATCACGCCACCGATCACAcag GCCAGCCTCATGGACCCCCGACACCCCCCACGACGCCCAAAACGGACCTCCATCACGGAGGAAAGCCAGACCCCAAGCACGAGGGCCGCCGCCTGCTCGACGGCACGCGACAGAACATCGACTTCAGCAACGTGGACATCTCGGAGCTGAGCACGGACGTCATCAGCAACATGGAGGCCTTCGACGTGCACGAGTTCGACCAGTACCTGCCCCCGAGCGGCCACGCTCCAGACGGGCAGAGCGGCGGCTCCTACGCTTCGCCCTACGGCGGCGGGGCCTCCTGGAGCCGCAAGGGCCCCGCGGCGTCCTCGCCGGCCGCCACCAGCGAAGCCGGTCAGCACAGGGCGCACATTAAAACGGAGCAGCTGAGCCCGGGTCACTACAGCGAGCACTCGGCCGAGTACGGCGTCTACAGCGCTCACGGGCCCTCGGCCGGCTCCGCCTCCTTCGCCAGCTCTCAGTGTGACTATACAGACCTCCAGAGCTCGGGATACTACAGCCCGTACCCCGGCTACCCGTCCGGCCTCTACCAGTACCCCTACTTCCATTCCACCGCGCGGAGGCCA CACGGGAGCAACATCCTCAACGGCCTGCCCATGCCGCCCTCACACAGTCCCTCGGCCAGCTGGGATCAGCCGGTTTACACCACGCTCTCCCGGCCGTGA